The DNA window TCTCGAAGGTCGCCCCGTCTCCGCGGTGCGCGATGACGACGACCTTGGAGCGCAGGTTGCGCTTCTTCCATTGCGCGGTGAGGCGCTCACCGAGCTGCTGGGTGATGTCATCGTCCGGATGGACCGCGCTCAGCGCCGTATAGATTTGATTGTTGAGATAGAACTGCTGCTCATTGGGCTTCGGCGCGGTGCACCACTGACTCAGCAGCGAGAAGCACCCGAGGATGGCCTGGTCGAGCGATGCGGCGATGGCAGGGGCATTCGGGAACTGCGCCACCGCGCCCCGCTTGAGTCGACCACTGATGCGGTTCAGCTTGCGCAGCTCCCTGTTGGCCAACAAGGTACTCGCCACCCCAGCCCGCCACTGATTGTCGAGGGAGGCCCAGAGCGTCGGGTTCTCCGCGATCTTCACGTCGAGCTTCGCCGGGTCCCATACGTCGGCCATCGGTACACCTCTCGCGTTCTCAGGTCGAACCGGTGCGTGTCTGCAAGCAGTGCACCACGCGACAGTCCGAGCGGCCTCGCCGGAGCGGGACACCGGCCGCGTGCACGAGGGACGCAATGACAGGTGGGGGCGTTCGACCAGGACGCGCTAGCCTCCAGGCCCCGCTCCCACCATGGACTCCGACAACCCCATCGTCCTGCTCCTCACCGAACGGCTGCGCATCACCCAGATGCCACCGGATGGCGCCGCCCGCGTCGTGGCCTACTACGAGGACAACCAGGCCCACCTGGACCCCGTCTCGCCCTCCCGCCCCGCCCACTTCCACACCACGACGTACTGGCGCACGCGGCTGGCCCAGGACCTGGAGGACTCGCGCCGGGACCTGGCCCTTCGGCTGGTGATGCTCCCCCGCTCGGAGCCGCCCTCGTCCGCGCCCGTCATCGGCAACATCACCCTCACGCACATCCGCCGAGGCCCCTTGCAGGCCGCGGACCTGGGCTATGGCCTGGACTACCGCCATGAGGGTCACGGCCTCATGACGGAGGGCCTTCGCGCCGTCTGCGCGCATGCCTTCACCACCATGGGCCTGCACCGCATCCAGGCGAACCACCTCCCGGAGAACCTCCGCAGCGCCGCGGTGCTGCGCCGGCTGGGCTTCACGGTGGAGGGCTACGCCCGCGACTTCCTGCGCATCAACGGCCGCTGGAGGGACCACGTGCTGACCTCCCTCACCGCCCCCGAGCGAGACTCCACCGCCGGGTAGTTCACGGCAGGCACCGCGTGTCCTCCAGGTGAAAGAGACACTGGCGAGGACGGCGGACAGCTCCTACAGATGCGGCCAGGAGGTGGAACCGTGGCGTATCTGTTCCTGCTGGCCGCCATCGCCAGCGAGGTGGTGGGAACCAGCCTGCTGAAGTCCACGCAGGGCTTCACGCGGTTGTGGCCCACCGTGGGCTGCCTCACCGCGTATGCCGTGGCCTTCGCGCTGCTGGCGCAGGCCGTGAAGCAGGTGCCCGTGGGCGTGGCCTACGCCATGTGGTCGGGGCTGGGGACCGCCGCCATCGTCACCATTGGCGTCGTCTTCTTCAGCGAGCCCCTGAGCCCCGTCAAGCTGCTGGGCGTGGGGCTCATCATCGGCGGCGTCATCCTGCTCAACCTGGGCGGCGGTGGAGCCCACTGAGCTCCGCGCTCAGCGCGGCGGCGCCGACGCCCTGGCGCTGCCGTTGGAGCCCGCGGGCAGGTGCGTGTCCAGCCACTCCACCGTGCGCCGCATCCGGTCCACGATGTGCTCCAGCCGGTTCAGGTTGTGGCCCTCGTCCGCATAGACGACGAGCTGCGTCTTCACCCCCAGCTCCTTCAGCGCGCGGTGGAACTCCAGGCTCTGCGTGACGGGGACCTCCAAATCCCGCTCCCCGTGCAGCACCAGCGTGGGCGTGCGCGCCAGCTTCACGTAGTTGATGGGCGAGCTGCGCGTGTACACCTCCGGCTCGTCGTACACGGACGCGCCGAAGTACGGCCGCATCCACGTGTCGATGCGGTTGGTGCCGTAGTAGCTCTGCCAGTTGGAGATGCCGGCGCCCGCCACCGCCGCGCGGAAGCGCTGCGTCTGCGTCACCGCCCACATCGACATGAAGCCGCCGTAGCTCCACCCCATCACCCCCAGCCGCGAGGGGTCCACCGGCGCCTTCGCCAGCACCGCGTCCACCCCCGCGACGATGTCGCGCAGGTCGCCGAAGCCGAAGTCGCGCCGGTTGGCCTGCACGAAGTCCTCGCCCTGGCCGAAGCTGCCCCGGTAGTTGGGCAGGAACACGTAGTAGCCGCGTGAGGTGAACATCACCACGTCCGGCTTGAAGGCGGGCACCGCGCCCGCCGCCGGCCCGCCGTGAATCATCGTCACCATGGGCGCTCGCGCCGGCCCCGTGGGCGCCAGCGCCGGAGCGGGCGCCACCAGCCACCCCTGCATCTCCATGCCGTCGCCCTTCCACGTCACCTCGCGCGTCTCTCCCACCAGCGCGCGGAAGTCATCCTCGCGGCGCGTGACACGCTCCCATCCCCCCACCGGCCCCACCCACACGTTGGGCGAGCGCGCATAGGACTCACGCACCACCGCGCTCGTCTTGCCGTCCCGCGACAGCGACAACCCCACCGGGCCCCCCGCGCTGATGCGCTCCGCGCCCTTCCACAGCAGCGACAGCTCGCCCTTCACCGGGTCCACCGAGGACACCGCCGACTCGCCCCCCTGCTGCGCCCCGAACACCAGCTTGCGCGGCGCCACCCAGTCGAGCGACATCGCCGTCGCCTTCATCTTGGGCGTGAGGTTGCGCGGCTTGCCGCCATCCAGCGGCACCACCATCACATCGCCCCCGTTGGAGCCCTGGTCGCTCATCAGCCCTTCGATGACGGCGACGTGCTTCCCATCCGGGCTCCACACTGGCTCCGCGAGCTGCCACTTGGGCGCGTACAGGACGCGCGCGCGGGCGTTCGCCGTCAGCTCCTGCACATGCAGCTTCGCCACCCACCAGTTCGCATCGCCCGGGGGCGGCGCCGCGGTGAAGGCCAGCCGCGTCCCATCCGCGCTCCAGGCGTACTCGTAGACGTAGAGCGACTCGGGAGAGACCACGCGGTGCGCGCCATCCGTCACGGACACCAGCGCCACGCGCCGCACGGGGCTCGCCTCGCGCACCACGCCCGTCTCACGCGCGCCGGGGGCCTTCGGCCCCTTGGCCTCGGCGGCGCCCGCGCCCTGCATCACCAGCACCGACAGCGACTCGCCATCCGGAGACCACCGCGGCGAGGCCAGCGGCCCCTCGAAGGACGTCAGCTTCCTGGCCACGCCCTCCTTGATGTCGGTGACGTACAGCTGCTGCTGCCCGCCCTGGTGCGCGTCGGAGAGGAAGGCCAGGCGCCGGCTGTCCGGGCTCCAGGCGAGGGAGTCCTCCTCACAGGCGCGCGACTCGGGACAGGCCCACACGCGCCCGGCCACGGGCGCCTCTCCGCCCGGCTCCAGCACGTAGATGTGGCTGCCACCCGTCAGGGCCGGCTCCACCCACGCCACCCGCTTGCCGTCCGGAGACATCACCACCTGGCGAAAGCGCGACGCACGCGCCACCGCGCCCAGGATGGCCTCCACCGCCGGCCTGCCCACCTTCGTGGCGCCGGTCTTCGCCGTCATGCCGCCGCGCAGCAGCTCCGCGCCCGCCGCGAAGTCCACCAACGGCGTGGCCTGCGCGGGCACACCTGCCTGCGCGAAGGCCGGGGTCATCCACCCCAGCACCACAGCCAAACCGACACTTCTCGCCACCATCCGAATCAACACGTCCCCCCACGAGTCAGGAAGAGGCCACCACACTACATGAGTGAGACGTTTCCGCGCCTACCCACTTGTTACAGCCACTTCGTTGGACCTCGGAGAATGTGCGAGGAAAGCCGCGTCCATCTCCAGACAGAATCCCAACTTCGTGGCGAGCCTGCGTGCATCCGGTGAAGACTGCCGTCCATGGCACGAACCGAGCTGGAGAAGATGCTGGCGGGTGAGCTGTACAACGCCATGGACGCGGAGCTCGTCGCGGGGAGGTCGCGCGCGCGCAAGCTCGTGCGCCTCTACAACGACACCGACATGGAGGACGCGGTCACCCGGCAGCAATTGCTGGGACAGCTCATCGGCAAGCTGGGCAAGGGCGTCTACATCGAGCCGCCCTTCCACTGCGACTACGGCACGTTCATCAGCCTGGGCGACCGCGTCTACATGAACTTCCAATGCGTCATCCTGGATTGCACCCATGTGACGATTGGTGACGACGTGGCCTTCGGCCCCAACGTCCACGTCTACGCGGCCACGCATCCCCTGGACGCGGACGAGCGCATCAAGGGCCCGGAGCTGGCGAAGCCCGTCACCATCGGCGCGAAGACGTGGGTGGGCGGAGGCTCCATCATCGTGCCGGGCGTCACCATCGGCGAGGGCGTCACCATCGGCGCCGGCAGCGTGGTGACGAAGGACATCCCGCCGTATGTCCTCGCGGCGGGAAATCCGTGTCGCGTCATCCGCGCATTGCGGTGACGCTTCAGCGCTTCGTCATGTCGAACAGCGCGCGCGCCTGCGGCCCCAAAAAGCCGTCGAAGTCCGGCGCGCGCTGCGCGATTTCGAAGTACGCGTAGGGCCACGGACGGCGGCCGCCCTCGCGCAGCGTCACCGACAGCGGCGCCGCCTGCGTGGCGGTCTGCCGCAGCTTCGTGCCCGGGGCACCCTCGATGTCCGACTTCATGGGCACGCCCGCGTCGCGCATGCGCCGCTGCCACACCTCCACGTCGTCCACCGAGCCCGTGAAGTGGTTCACCTTGCGGCCGAAGGCCAGGAGCCACGCGCCGTACTGCGACTCCTTCTCCAGCTCCAGCAGCGCGGCCTCCGACGGGGGCGGCGGCGAGCAGAACCACGCCGCCAGCGCCTCCACGTCCTCGGGCGGCGGCGAGTCATCCGGCAGCGTGGAGAGCAGCTCGCGCGCCCGCGGCGACAGCTCCTCCGACTTCAGCTCGGAGATGAAGACGCGGGGCAGCCCCGCGGGGTGCGACAGGTAGATGGCGGAGAGGTGCGCGTCGGGGAACGTGTACGCCCCCGCGGGCTTCCAGCCCAGCCGCTCGAAGGGACGCGAGAAGAGCGCGATGCCACCTCCGGGCCTCGCCAGCGAGCGCAGCGCGACATGGTCATTGCGAAAGCTGCCCCCGGAGAGCTCGACGAAGGTGCGCGCATACGGCACCTCCGCGGCATAGCGCTCCCAAAGCAGGTCCAGCAGCCGGGTGGCTTGTGCGGTCGTCATGGCCGCGCACTCTAGTCCGCCCGAAAAAGTGCGGCGGCGCGCGGCCCCGAGCCCTTGGAGGGGACTTCGTTCGGAGACGCGCGCCGCCCGCTTAGAGACTCGCCTTGGAGTTTCGAGTCTCTGTGTCCTTGGTATGCATTGACTTCCGTTCCGGCCCACGCCGCGCCACCCCGAAGTCGTGCGGCCAAATAGGGTGTGACGTTGGAAAACGCCAGCGCTACGCAAGCCTGAGCATCAAAGGCGCATTGCGCCACCCTGTAGCCCGGCTAATTGACACAATTGTGAACATAAAGTTTCGCCATTGCTGTGCTGCGGCATCTCGAAACGCTTGCCCGCACCGCCCGACCGCCTGCCCCGTCCCCAATGGCAGCTCTCGAATTCTCGCCGAGCGAAAGGGGCGCTTCATCAATCCACGAGAATAAGTTCAGGGCCCCTTGGCGGGCTGGCCGCTCAGTGGAGGTGCTCGGGGAGCATGGGCAGGCCGTGGAAGAAGCGGCGGCCGCTCTCGAAGCGGCGGTGGAAGCAGACGCGGTCGTCGAGGTACAGCCGGGCCATGTCCTCCTCGCCGTAGGCGCGGAAGAAGGCGGCGCGGGCCTCATCACACGCGGCCTCGTATTCGGCGCAGAGGGCCTCCCAGTCCTCGGGGGCCGACTCCTCGTCATCGCTCCAGACGCCATCCAGCATGCCGTACTCGCGCTCCATCAGGTCGAGTTCGAGCGCGAGGCGCTGGACGCGAGGCATCTCCGTCAGGGCCTCGTCCGCCATGGTGGTGAGGATGTGGGCCACCAGGAAGAAGCCGGCGTCGGGGGGGACCACTCCCTCCTCTCGCGCGGCGCGGAAGGCGACGAGGAGCTGCGCGTCCATCGCGTCGTCACCGAGCTCCAGGAGTCGCGTGGCGAGCCCACGCCACCGGTCCTCCGTCTCTCGTGCCTCCTGGAGGGCCTGGGCTAGCTCGGGGTCGCGCGTCTTCTTCATCTCGTGCTCCTGTGGGGAATGCCCCCGAAGCTCTCATCCGGGTCTGACGTGTGCTGCGCGTCTCCACGGACGTGGGCCGTCACGGTGGCTTCAATGGGTGTTGGGTGATGAACGGGGTGGGCGTCGGGTGTCCTTCAGTGGACGCGTGGGTGGTCCCCCAGACCCATGAGGCCTGGTGCGGTTGGACATCCACGCGGGGCGCGGCGTTCCCCAGCGAAAGCGGTGCTGGCCAAGGGAACGCCCGCGTCACTCGCGAGCCGTGGGAGGGGAGGGGCCCTCTGGAATGAAGCGCGACATGCCAGGGAAGCACGAACGGGCCCCGCGGCCATTGCGCGGAACTCCACGGCTCCGTCGGCGACGGAATGCGTTCACCTGGAACGCACCACGCGTCGGCCCCCGACGCATGACGCGTCGAGACGGCCCCCACTCAGCCCGCCCCGACAGAGGGGAAAGCCGCCCTGCACGTGCGCTGGCCGACAGTTTGCTCTGGGCCGACTCCACACGCTGGTTCTCGCGTGAATCGCACACAGACATCGAAAGGCGTGCTCGTGTCAGATCAGTTCATCGGTGAGATCAGGATTTTCGCGGGGAACTTCGCGCCGCTGGGGTGGGCGTTCTGCGAGGGGCAGCTCCTCTCCATCGCGCAGAACCAGGCACTCTTCGCCATCCTCGGCGTCACGTATGGCGGCAATGGCCAGACCACCTTCGCGCTGCCGGACCTGCGCGGTCGCTATCCCATGCAGGCGGGCCAGGGCCCCGGGCTCTCGCCTCGCTCCCTGGGTGAGCAGGGCGGAGTGGAGACCGTGACGCTGATTTCTAGCCAGATGCCCGCGCACAACCACTCGCTCAACATCAGCTCGCAAAACGGCGACACGGAGACGCCCGTGGGGACGGTGCTCGCGGCGGACACCTCCGCCACCATCACCAACTACCGGTCCGCGCCCATCGACGGGACGATGAACCCCATGGCCATCGGCATCGCGGGCGGAACCCAGCCCCACCAGAACATGTCCCCGTTCCTCGTCCTCAACTTCATCATCGCCCTGGAAGGCGTGTTCCCCTCGCGAGGCTAGCGGCCCGGCGTGTCGTGGCGCGGACACTCGTGAGGGTGTCCTCGCGGCCGGAGTGGGCGGGACGCGACACTCGCCAGGGCATCGAGGCGGGGAGACTCGCTTCTGGACGAGGGACTGCATACCCCACGCGGCGAGGCGTGCGTCGACCGGCATGGGGGAATGGTGGAGGACGAGCGAGGGGCGGGACAGCACTCCCAGGTGACACCCAAGACGGTGTTCACCGTGTGCTTCGCGGTGCTGGCGGTGCTGGCGCTCGTGGTGCTGGTGGTGCGCACGCGCGTCGCGCTCACGCTGACGGGGCTCGCGGCGTTGCTCGCCCTGGCGCTGGAGCACGGGGTGGCGCTGCTGGAGAGCAAGAAGGTCCCTCGGGCCTTGGCCATCGCGCTGATGCTGACGGGGGCGCTGACGGCCCTGGCGGCGCTGGCCCTGCTGGTCATTCCCGCCGCGGTGGCGCAAGTGGATGCGCTGATGGTGCAGTGGCCCCAGCTCTGGCGGGAGGTGCGTGAGTCGCGGCTCAGCCGGGTCTTCGTCCAGCGGATCCACAACCTGGGCTGGAAGCCGGGGCTCGACATCGCGACACCGGAGCTGGCGGGGGGCACGGTGCCGACGCTCGTGATGCATGCGATTGGCAGCGTGGTGGGGCTCTTTGGCGGAGCGCTGAGCGTCTTCTTCCTCGTGGTGTTCATGCTGGTGTTCGGCGGGGGGCTGCTGCGACGGCTGCTCGAACTGCCCCGGCCGGAGCACCGCCAGCGCTACGTGCGCGTGCTGCGCAACGTGTACGAGGCCACGGGCGGCTATCTGATTGGGCTCACGCTCATCTGCACGTTCAACGCGCTGCTCACGTCCACGGTGCTGGCGGTGCTCGGCGTGCCGTACTTCCTGCCGCTGGGCATCCTCAGCGGCTTCTCCAGCATGGTGCCCTACGCGGGCCCCGTGGTGGCCGGAGGCTTCATCACCCTGCTGACGTGGGCGACAGGGGGCATGTGGCTGGCGCTCGGCGTGCTGGCGTACTTCGCGCTGTACGGGCAGCTCGAGGGCAACGTGCTGGCGCCGCTCGTGTTCCGGCGCACGGTGCACGTCAACCCGCTGGTCGTCCTGCTGGCGGTGCTGTTCTGCGCGGAGCTGGCGGGCATCGTCGGCGCGGTGGTGGCGGTGCCCGTCGCGGCGTCGGCGCAAATCATCATCCGGGAGGTGCTCCTGTTCCGGCAGGAGCGCCTGGTCGCGCGGCCTCCCTCCTCCACGTCGGTGTCTTGACGCCCCCGCGAGCGGTCAGCTCCCGGCGACCTCTCGCAGCGAGTCCTCCACGCCCGACAGCAGCTCCTCGAGCACCGAGTCCGGGATGTTGAGCGCGGGCGCGATGTAGACCGTGTCCCCGAGCGGGCGCAGGTAGAGGCCTCGGCGCTTCGCGGCCTCGTACACGCGCCAGCCACTGCTCGCGAGATAGCCCCCGCCACCCAGGTCCACCGCGCCCACCATGCCCACGGCACGCGGACGCACCAGGCCCGGAATGGAGGAGGCCATGCGCTCGAAGGCGGCCTTCACGAGAGGCGCCTTGCGCGCCACCTGCCCCAGGATGTCCTCGGTGCGGTACACCGCGAGCACCTCGCGAGCAACAGCCGCGCCCAGCGGGTTGCCGCAGTACGAGTGCCCGTAATACAGCGCGCGCGAAGACGCCCCCAGGAAGCCCGAGAAGATGCGCTCCGAGGCGAGCGTCGCGGCGAAGGGCATCAAGCCGCCCGAGAGCGCCTTGGCCAGACAGAGCACGTCGGGCACCACGCCGGCCAGGTCCACGGCGAAGCGCGCACCGGTGCGGCCCAGGCCGGTGAAGACCTCGTCGGCGATGAGGAACGTGTCCACCGCGCGGGTGGCCTCGCGCACCGCGCGCAGGAAGTCCGGCGAATACATCTGCATGCCAGAGGCGCCCTGAATCACGGGCTCCACGATGACCCCCGCAATCTCCTCCGGATGCTCGCGAAGCGCGGCCTGCACCTCGTTGAAGGCGCGCTCCCAGCCGCCCTCCTCCGCGGGCGACGGCACATGCACCACATCGAAGAGGAGCGGGCCGAACACCTCGCGGAACAGCGGCACGCCGCCCACGCTGGTGGAGCCAATGGTCTCTCCGTGGAACGCCCCCGACAGCGTGATGAAGCGCGTGCGGCGCGGGCGGCCGTTCTGCGCCCAGTACTGGGCCACCATCTTGATGGCGACCTCGACCGCCGTGCTGCCGTTGTCGGAGTAGAAGACGCGCGTCAGCCGCTCCGCCAAGGGGAGCTCCGGGCGGTCCGAGCCCGGCGCAATCGCGGCCAGCTCCGTGGCGAGCGCGACGGCGGGCTCATGAGTGATGCCCGCGAGCGAGACATGCGGCAGCTTCCCCGCCTGCTCGGTGAGCGCGCGCAAGAGCCGGGGGTGACGGTGCCCCAGGGTGGAGACCCACCAGGAGCCGTTCGCATCGAGGTAGCGCTTCCCGTCGACGTCGAAGAGGTAGCACCCCTCCGCGCGGTCAATGACCAGGGGGTTGGTCCCCGCGATGTAGGCCTCCATGGCGGTGTACGGATGCCAGACGTGCGCCTTGTCCAGCAGGACGATGTTGGCCCGCTCCATGTGGGTGCTCCTGTCTCGATGCGTGTGGGGTGCGAGGGCTTGGTACCGGAAATCGAGCCCCTGGCGGCGCGCGTCATGCGGGGACGCGGTGCGTCTTGCTGATAGGGGCCTGTAGCCAGGGCCCGTTCCACCGCCTGGAGGCCCCGCCTTTCGGCCGCGGCTGACGAAGCCATGACATGGCCGGTGTTACCCGGACACCACTACCGAACCGGGAACCCGCCATGGCCGTCCTCGCCTTCTTCGTCTCGCACTGGCTGCTCTGCGTCTTCTTCCAGAGCTTCTTCCAGCACCGGTACTCCGCGCACCGCATGTACACCATGGGTCCGCGCACGGAGCGGGTGATGCACCTGCTCACCTACCTGGTGCAGGGCTCGTCGTACCTGTCGCCCAAGGCCTACGCCATCCTGCACCGCGAGCACCACGCCTTCTCGGACACGGAGAAGGACCCGCACTCGCCGCACTTCTTCACGGACGTGTTCCGGATGATGATGCACACGAAGAAGCGCTACGACGACTACACGAACGGCAAGGGTCAGCCGGAGGCCCGCTTCCTGGGCGGTTACCCCGAGTGGCCGCTGGTGGATGACACGCTGCGCACCTCGTGGGTCGCGACGCTCTTCTGGGTGGCGGCGTACTCGTCGTTCTACATCGCGTTCGCCACGTCGCCCTGGCAGTTCCTGCTCTTGCCCATCCACTTCCTGATGGGGCCGGTGCACGGGGCCATCGTGAACTGGTGCGGCCACAAGTACGGCTACCGGAACTTCAACAGCAGCGACAAGTCACGCAACACGCTGCCCGTCGAGGTGCTGTGCATGGGCGAGCTGTTCCAGAACAACCACCACAAGTACGGCAGCAGCCCGAACTTCGCGGCGCGCAAGTTCGAGGTGGACCCCACGTGGCAGGTGATGCGCGTGCTGGCGAAGCTGGGTGTCATCCGCATCGCCACGCCGCAGCGGGCCGTGTGGCCGGAGCCGCGCGAGGCCGTTCGTGAGGCGGGGGCGGCTCGGGCCGCCTGAGCCGTCGTTCCGCTGAACGTTGAACTCGGGGCTGGTGGAAGGACACCCGGGGAGAGGGCCTGACGGTCCGCCCCTGGGGCACAAGGCAGGTGACGGGCCGCCCGGGGCCCGTTCCCTCGCCTTCTCCTCCCGGACCCAGGGGTGGCCAGGCGGCGCGGACGCGGAGGGCGCGTTAGAACTGCCCTCCCGTGCCCACTGACACCCCGCTCCGCCTTCGCATCCTCGACGCAGTGACGGACGTCCCGGCCGCTGACTGGGACTCGTTGACCGGGCAGGATGCGCCCCCCTTCATCCGGCACGCCTGGCTGGCGGCGATGGAGGAGAGCGGCAGCGCCACCGAGGAGACCGGGTGGGCGCCGCACCACCTGACGCTGTGGCGAGGCCCCACGCTGGTGGCCGCCGCGCCCGCGTACCGCAAGTTCCACAGCATGGGCGAGTACATCTACGACTTCGGCTGGGCGGATGCCGCCGCTCGGGCGGGCGTGGAGTACTACCCGAAGCTCATCGTCGGTGGACCGCTGTCACCGGCCACGGTGCCGCGCCTGCTCATCGCGGAGGGCGAGGACGTGCCCCTCCTGCGCAAGGCGCTCCTGTCCGCGGCGGTGCAGAGCGCGCAGGAGTCGGGCTGTTCCTCCGTGCACTTCCTCTACCCGACGGACGATGAGGCGGACTTCCTGGAGGAGCAGGGGCTGGCGCGGCGGGTGACGCTCCAGTTCCATTGGAAGAACCCGGGGTACGGCAGCTACGACGACTACCTCTCGCGCTTCGACTCCAAGCGACGCAACCAGCTCAAGCGCGAGCGCGCGGCGGCGGCCACGCAGGGCATCCTGCTGCGCACGGTGCGGAGCGAGGAGCTGACGGCGGCGCATGCGAAGCGCGCGTATGAGTTCTACACGGCGACTTGTGAGCGGCATGCGTGGGGACAGGTGCAGCTCACGCCCGGGTTCTTCGCGCGTGTCTTCAAGGCGATGCCGGACACGGTGGAGATGGTGGAGGCGGTGCGCGAGGGCCAGGTCATCGCGGGTGCGTTCAACCTCGCGACGAAGGAGCGGCTCTATGGCCGCTACTGGGGCAGCGTCGAGGAGCACCCGTTCCTGCACTTCCATGTCTGCCTGTATCACTCGGTCGACGACTGCATCCGCTCGGGCCGCAAGGTGTTCGAGCCGGGCGCGGGCGGTGAGCACAAGGTGTCTCGAGGCTTCGAGCCCACGGCGGTGCACAGCGCCCACGTGATTTTCGACCGGAGGCTGGATGGCGCCGTGAGAGACCACGTGCGCCGCGAGCGGGCCCGGCTCAACATGGCCGTGGAGGAAGCCGAGCAGATCTGCGGCCTCAAGCCCTGGCCGCTCCCGTCGAAGGCGTAGGACCCCTGCGCTAGAACCCGAGTCCGGAAAGGCAGGCCGATGCCAGGAATCGTCACGTCGTGGGACACGTGGTGCGAAGAGCAGACGCGCGCGGGCTTCACGGCGCATCAGGGAGCCGAGCCCCTCACGCGAGAACAACTCGAGCGCTACGAGGCGGCCTTCTGGCGCAGGGGCTTCGAGCTCGGCGGAGGATTGCGTGAGCTGCTCGAGGCGCGCGGCATCATCTGGGCCGCGTCCTACGAGTGCTCCGACGGGAGCCGCATCCCGGGCCTGCGCCTGCCGAGCGACGTGCGTCAGCTCGACGACCATGACTGGC is part of the Myxococcus landrumus genome and encodes:
- a CDS encoding GNAT family N-acetyltransferase; the encoded protein is MDSDNPIVLLLTERLRITQMPPDGAARVVAYYEDNQAHLDPVSPSRPAHFHTTTYWRTRLAQDLEDSRRDLALRLVMLPRSEPPSSAPVIGNITLTHIRRGPLQAADLGYGLDYRHEGHGLMTEGLRAVCAHAFTTMGLHRIQANHLPENLRSAAVLRRLGFTVEGYARDFLRINGRWRDHVLTSLTAPERDSTAG
- a CDS encoding DMT family transporter, producing MAYLFLLAAIASEVVGTSLLKSTQGFTRLWPTVGCLTAYAVAFALLAQAVKQVPVGVAYAMWSGLGTAAIVTIGVVFFSEPLSPVKLLGVGLIIGGVILLNLGGGGAH
- a CDS encoding S9 family peptidase; translated protein: MVLGWMTPAFAQAGVPAQATPLVDFAAGAELLRGGMTAKTGATKVGRPAVEAILGAVARASRFRQVVMSPDGKRVAWVEPALTGGSHIYVLEPGGEAPVAGRVWACPESRACEEDSLAWSPDSRRLAFLSDAHQGGQQQLYVTDIKEGVARKLTSFEGPLASPRWSPDGESLSVLVMQGAGAAEAKGPKAPGARETGVVREASPVRRVALVSVTDGAHRVVSPESLYVYEYAWSADGTRLAFTAAPPPGDANWWVAKLHVQELTANARARVLYAPKWQLAEPVWSPDGKHVAVIEGLMSDQGSNGGDVMVVPLDGGKPRNLTPKMKATAMSLDWVAPRKLVFGAQQGGESAVSSVDPVKGELSLLWKGAERISAGGPVGLSLSRDGKTSAVVRESYARSPNVWVGPVGGWERVTRREDDFRALVGETREVTWKGDGMEMQGWLVAPAPALAPTGPARAPMVTMIHGGPAAGAVPAFKPDVVMFTSRGYYVFLPNYRGSFGQGEDFVQANRRDFGFGDLRDIVAGVDAVLAKAPVDPSRLGVMGWSYGGFMSMWAVTQTQRFRAAVAGAGISNWQSYYGTNRIDTWMRPYFGASVYDEPEVYTRSSPINYVKLARTPTLVLHGERDLEVPVTQSLEFHRALKELGVKTQLVVYADEGHNLNRLEHIVDRMRRTVEWLDTHLPAGSNGSARASAPPR
- a CDS encoding sugar O-acetyltransferase, whose amino-acid sequence is MARTELEKMLAGELYNAMDAELVAGRSRARKLVRLYNDTDMEDAVTRQQLLGQLIGKLGKGVYIEPPFHCDYGTFISLGDRVYMNFQCVILDCTHVTIGDDVAFGPNVHVYAATHPLDADERIKGPELAKPVTIGAKTWVGGGSIIVPGVTIGEGVTIGAGSVVTKDIPPYVLAAGNPCRVIRALR
- a CDS encoding DUF1338 domain-containing protein, which gives rise to MTTAQATRLLDLLWERYAAEVPYARTFVELSGGSFRNDHVALRSLARPGGGIALFSRPFERLGWKPAGAYTFPDAHLSAIYLSHPAGLPRVFISELKSEELSPRARELLSTLPDDSPPPEDVEALAAWFCSPPPPSEAALLELEKESQYGAWLLAFGRKVNHFTGSVDDVEVWQRRMRDAGVPMKSDIEGAPGTKLRQTATQAAPLSVTLREGGRRPWPYAYFEIAQRAPDFDGFLGPQARALFDMTKR
- a CDS encoding phage tail protein; translated protein: MSDQFIGEIRIFAGNFAPLGWAFCEGQLLSIAQNQALFAILGVTYGGNGQTTFALPDLRGRYPMQAGQGPGLSPRSLGEQGGVETVTLISSQMPAHNHSLNISSQNGDTETPVGTVLAADTSATITNYRSAPIDGTMNPMAIGIAGGTQPHQNMSPFLVLNFIIALEGVFPSRG
- a CDS encoding AI-2E family transporter: MVEDERGAGQHSQVTPKTVFTVCFAVLAVLALVVLVVRTRVALTLTGLAALLALALEHGVALLESKKVPRALAIALMLTGALTALAALALLVIPAAVAQVDALMVQWPQLWREVRESRLSRVFVQRIHNLGWKPGLDIATPELAGGTVPTLVMHAIGSVVGLFGGALSVFFLVVFMLVFGGGLLRRLLELPRPEHRQRYVRVLRNVYEATGGYLIGLTLICTFNALLTSTVLAVLGVPYFLPLGILSGFSSMVPYAGPVVAGGFITLLTWATGGMWLALGVLAYFALYGQLEGNVLAPLVFRRTVHVNPLVVLLAVLFCAELAGIVGAVVAVPVAASAQIIIREVLLFRQERLVARPPSSTSVS
- the bioA gene encoding adenosylmethionine--8-amino-7-oxononanoate transaminase, which gives rise to MERANIVLLDKAHVWHPYTAMEAYIAGTNPLVIDRAEGCYLFDVDGKRYLDANGSWWVSTLGHRHPRLLRALTEQAGKLPHVSLAGITHEPAVALATELAAIAPGSDRPELPLAERLTRVFYSDNGSTAVEVAIKMVAQYWAQNGRPRRTRFITLSGAFHGETIGSTSVGGVPLFREVFGPLLFDVVHVPSPAEEGGWERAFNEVQAALREHPEEIAGVIVEPVIQGASGMQMYSPDFLRAVREATRAVDTFLIADEVFTGLGRTGARFAVDLAGVVPDVLCLAKALSGGLMPFAATLASERIFSGFLGASSRALYYGHSYCGNPLGAAVAREVLAVYRTEDILGQVARKAPLVKAAFERMASSIPGLVRPRAVGMVGAVDLGGGGYLASSGWRVYEAAKRRGLYLRPLGDTVYIAPALNIPDSVLEELLSGVEDSLREVAGS
- a CDS encoding acyl-CoA desaturase; this translates as MAVLAFFVSHWLLCVFFQSFFQHRYSAHRMYTMGPRTERVMHLLTYLVQGSSYLSPKAYAILHREHHAFSDTEKDPHSPHFFTDVFRMMMHTKKRYDDYTNGKGQPEARFLGGYPEWPLVDDTLRTSWVATLFWVAAYSSFYIAFATSPWQFLLLPIHFLMGPVHGAIVNWCGHKYGYRNFNSSDKSRNTLPVEVLCMGELFQNNHHKYGSSPNFAARKFEVDPTWQVMRVLAKLGVIRIATPQRAVWPEPREAVREAGAARAA